One Thermodesulfobacteriota bacterium DNA segment encodes these proteins:
- the lon gene encoding endopeptidase La has translation MEEHKKIYPLLPLRDIVVFPHMVVPLFVGRDKSIAALEAALSLDRLIFLSSQTDPSTNDPVEDDIHKIGTISHVIQMLKLPDNTVKVLVEGRQRGRILHYLPNDRFFQVTVEEASPIPFTGPRAEAMVRNVVSSFEGFTRMSKKVPQDLVDQVSGIADASRLADTLAAQLPLKIADRQAVLEIDTVEGRLEKILVLMESEIEVLEIEKKIRGRVKKQMEKSQREFYLNEQMRAIQKELGHGEEGRSELDELEDKIKNRGMGKEAQQKAQKEIKKLRMMSPMSAEATVSRNYIDWLVSIPWQERTEDKLDITEAEKVLDEDHYGLEKVKERILEYLAVRKLVSKLKGPILCFVGPPGVGKTSLARSIARAMGRKFVRMSLGGVRDEAEIRGHRRTYIGALPGKIMQQMKKAGTVNPVFLLDEVDKMSTDFRGDPSSALLEVLDPEQNNTFNDHYLDVDYDLSDVMFITTANMLHTIPAPLQDRMEIIRLSGYTEIEKLHIATGYLVPKKLEEHGLPKETVSFTDKAILEIVRYYTREAGVRSLEREIASICRKIAREVVKEPESKRIAVTPKAARRYLGVTRFRYGEAEEKQSIGVATGLAWTEFGGELLLIEVAILPGKGNLKVTGKLGEVMQESAQAALSYIRTRAERLGLDKDFYQKLDIHIHVPEGATPKDGPSAGITMATALASALMRVPARNDLAMTGEITLRGRVLPIGGVKEKLLAAHRGGIKTVILPAENEKDLAEVPGKIKNHLEIHFAAHMDDVMALAIGPAKKAEGEPEEAAGPPSAPPAGGGTPGEDVVTH, from the coding sequence ATGGAAGAGCATAAGAAGATCTATCCGCTGCTCCCTCTGCGGGACATCGTCGTGTTCCCGCACATGGTGGTCCCCCTGTTCGTGGGGCGGGACAAGTCCATCGCCGCGCTCGAGGCGGCGCTTTCGCTCGACCGGCTCATCTTCCTCTCCTCGCAGACCGATCCCTCCACGAACGACCCCGTGGAGGACGACATCCACAAGATCGGGACGATCAGCCACGTCATCCAGATGCTGAAGCTTCCCGACAACACCGTGAAGGTGCTGGTGGAGGGGCGGCAGCGGGGGAGGATCCTGCACTATCTCCCCAACGACCGGTTCTTCCAGGTCACCGTCGAGGAGGCGTCGCCGATCCCCTTCACCGGGCCGCGGGCCGAGGCGATGGTCCGCAACGTCGTCTCCTCCTTCGAGGGATTCACCCGGATGAGCAAGAAGGTGCCCCAGGACCTGGTGGACCAGGTAAGCGGCATCGCGGACGCATCCCGGCTCGCCGACACGCTCGCCGCACAGCTTCCGCTGAAGATCGCCGATCGCCAGGCGGTCCTCGAGATCGACACCGTCGAGGGGCGGCTGGAGAAGATCCTGGTGCTGATGGAGTCCGAGATCGAGGTCCTCGAGATCGAGAAGAAGATCCGCGGGCGCGTCAAGAAGCAGATGGAGAAGTCGCAGCGGGAGTTCTACCTCAACGAGCAGATGCGCGCGATCCAGAAGGAGCTGGGGCACGGGGAGGAGGGGCGCTCGGAGCTGGACGAGCTCGAGGACAAGATCAAGAACCGCGGGATGGGCAAGGAGGCGCAGCAGAAGGCGCAGAAGGAGATCAAGAAGCTCCGGATGATGTCCCCCATGTCCGCGGAGGCCACCGTCAGCCGGAACTACATCGACTGGCTGGTCTCCATCCCCTGGCAGGAGCGCACCGAGGACAAGCTCGACATCACCGAGGCGGAGAAGGTCCTCGACGAGGACCACTACGGCCTCGAGAAGGTCAAGGAGCGGATCCTGGAGTACCTGGCCGTCCGCAAGCTCGTCTCGAAGCTCAAAGGGCCGATCCTCTGCTTCGTGGGGCCGCCGGGCGTCGGGAAGACCTCGCTGGCGCGCTCCATCGCCCGGGCGATGGGGCGGAAGTTCGTCCGGATGTCGCTGGGCGGGGTGCGGGACGAGGCCGAGATCCGGGGGCACCGCCGGACCTACATCGGCGCGCTGCCCGGCAAGATCATGCAGCAGATGAAGAAGGCGGGGACGGTGAATCCCGTCTTCCTGCTCGACGAGGTCGACAAGATGTCCACCGACTTCCGCGGGGACCCGTCGTCCGCTTTGCTGGAGGTCCTCGATCCCGAGCAGAACAACACCTTCAACGACCATTATCTCGACGTCGACTACGACCTGTCGGACGTCATGTTCATCACGACGGCGAACATGCTCCACACGATCCCGGCGCCGCTGCAGGACCGGATGGAGATCATCCGCCTCTCGGGATACACGGAGATCGAGAAGCTGCACATCGCGACCGGGTACCTGGTCCCGAAGAAGCTGGAGGAGCACGGGCTCCCGAAGGAGACGGTCTCCTTCACCGACAAGGCGATCCTGGAGATCGTCCGGTACTACACCCGGGAGGCGGGAGTGCGCAGCCTCGAGCGGGAGATCGCGTCGATCTGCCGGAAGATCGCGCGGGAGGTGGTGAAGGAGCCCGAGAGCAAGCGGATCGCGGTGACGCCGAAGGCGGCGCGGCGGTACCTCGGGGTGACTCGGTTCCGGTACGGCGAGGCCGAGGAGAAGCAGTCGATCGGCGTGGCCACGGGGCTGGCGTGGACCGAGTTCGGCGGGGAGCTGCTGCTGATCGAGGTCGCGATCCTGCCGGGGAAGGGGAACCTGAAAGTCACCGGGAAGCTGGGCGAGGTGATGCAGGAGTCGGCCCAGGCGGCGCTGTCCTACATCCGGACGCGGGCGGAGCGGCTCGGGCTCGACAAGGACTTCTACCAGAAGCTCGACATCCACATCCACGTGCCCGAGGGAGCCACTCCCAAGGACGGCCCGTCCGCGGGGATCACCATGGCCACGGCGCTGGCCTCCGCGCTGATGCGGGTGCCCGCGCGCAACGACCTGGCCATGACCGGCGAGATCACGCTGCGGGGGCGGGTGCTGCCGATCGGCGGAGTGAAGGAGAAACTGCTGGCGGCGCACCGCGGCGGCATCAAGACCGTCATCCTTCCCGCGGAGAACGAGAAGGACCTCGCCGAGGTGCCGGGGAAGATCAAGAACCACCTGGAGATCCACTTCGCCGCGCACATGGACGATGTGATGGCGCTGGCGATCGGCCCGGCGAAGAAGGCGGAAGGGGAGCCGGAGGAGGCGGCGGGCCCGCCCTCCGCGCCGCCCGCAGGGGGCGGCACACCCGGCGAGGACGTGGTCACTCACTGA